GGCGGGCCGTACATATTTGCGCTAAACATCATTTCTAAAATGCCGACTGCTAGTGCAGTGTTGTGCCTGTTGTATTATAATCTTATCTTCATTACGCCGCTACTTCTCTGTCTGATTATTTTGCTGGTTGCGCCGCAATATGTCGAACGATTAGATGTATGGAGAGTCGCTTACCGACGCTGGATGCATTTGCTGATGGGCCTTTTACTACTTGCGGCTGCGTTCCTGGGGATCATAAATTATGCATAGATTAATCAAGAAGAGGAAAGATAAAACCGATGGTTTGGAAGAGTGAAAAAGCAAAAAAGCAATGGCAAAGACGATTCTCATTCGAAAAGTGAATGCAGGGTCGTTTTTTCATTGTTGTTCCTTTGTACAAATTCAAGAAGGGCAGAGTAAAAATGAAGGCGCTATGAACGTTAAATGGATATTTGTTTTTGATGCGGCCTTGTTATGTCGGTAAATAACCGTGTAGAAGCAAGAGGACAGTTAGTTGGTGAAAGCATATAAGCTAAATAGGCGGCAAGAGAAGAGAAACCTAGGTCAAAGGACTAAAAAAAGACAACAATAAAACAGGAGTCTCGTCCTGTAAGTAAGGGAATACTACTTATTGTAAAAAAATGAGGAAGTGAATATGATGAAACTGAGACTAAGACAAGAGAATATATGGGCAAACCTATCGAAAGGTGGGGACGCAAAGCCATGGGTCTAAAGGCAATGAAAGTTACGCCAATGACTGCCAGGTTGCTTTTAAGAAATGACCGCGGTTTGCCCAAGTCAGCAGTGATTGCTATGCTTGGGCTTTTGCCTTTTTAGGAGGAGTCAACGCGGAGAGGGAGGCGATGTAGATGGCAGAAAAAACTAAGGCGACGAAAAAGAATATGTGGGCAAACTCATCGAAAGATGGGGACGCAAAGCCATGGGTCTAAAGGCAATGAAAGTTACGCCAATGACTGCCAGGTTGCTTTTAAGAAATGACCGCGGTTTGCCCAAGTCAGCAGTGATTGCTATGCTTGGGCTTTTGTATTTAAAAGACAAAGAAGGGAGCGTTTTTAGGGGTTGAAGCGTAGAAAAAGGAAAGGGAGGGCATGATCATGACGACAATTATAGGAACAGCAAAGAATGAAGTATTGACGGGGAGCAGCGGCGATGACTTGATAAAAGGAGGAGGCGGCGAAGATACTATTTATGGCGGTGATGGTAACGATAAAATTTATGTATATTTGCCGGGCGGCAAAGGCAGTACAGTATATGGCGGCAATGGCAACGAATATATCATCGGCCACGGCGTGCTGGATGGCGGAGCTGGAAACGACACGCTGATCGCTTACGGCGGTGATGCGACGCTATTGGGCGGTGTGGGGAATGATACCTATTCTTTAGGTCTGTGTGACAATGTGACGGTAACCGATACGGTGCCTGGCAGCGCTGGTCACGGAATCAATACCGCCGATTTCACATCATATGCTATGTCGATTGCAGATGTGGTGTTCAGCAGCTCCGGCAACAATTTGCGGCTTCAGCGCAAAGGCTGGACGCAAGCTACGACTTTTACCGACTGGTTTCTCGGTCCGCAATACCAGATCGAAATTTTCAAGTTTTCCGATGCCACCTACAGCGCTGCTCAGATTAACGGTGCCATGGTTAATAATTATGTCGGAACCAGTGGTGACGACCATTTGGTTAGCGGCATTGGTAATGATACTTTGGCGGGCGGGGACGGCAATGATATTCTGGACGGCGGAGCCGGCAATGACATTTTGGACAGTGGAACGGGCAATGATACCCTGTTTGGCGGGGCGGGCAACGATACGTTGTCTGGCGGCGATGGAAATGACAAACTGGATGGCGGGAGTGGGGATGACACGTTGCTGGGAGGGGCAGGAAACGATATGTTGTCTGGCGGAGATGGGAATGACCGATTGAACGGAGGTGCTGGTAACGACAATTTGCTAGGCGGATCGGGTGATGATTATCTGGATGGTGGAAGCGGCGTAAACTATTTGTCTGGCGGCGCCGGTAACGATACACTGGTCTATAATCCGGCAGATCTAGTGATTTCGGGCGGCGATGGCAATGACGCGTTAACAGCGGCAGGGCTGACGGCGGGGCTGAACGGATGGCAATTAGCGCCGTTCAAGGATATTGAAAACTTTATTGGCACCGCCTATAATGATGTCATTTATGGCGGTAGCCAGGCTGAAACGATCGACGGCGGAGCCGGCAACGACTTTTTGTATGCCGGCAGCGGCAACACAACATTGCTTGGCGGTGACGGCAACGACACCTTGGTCAGCGGCCTGGTGCCCGGCAGCGGCAATGTTACAATGGCCGGCGGAAACGGCAGTGACCAATACCGATTTGGCGGAACATGGGGGAATGACGTAATCGTCTTTGATATGGATAATGTCAATGACAAGATTGCTTTCGGCAACGGCATCACGTCAAAAAATCTCAAGGTGAGCCGTGATGGCCTAAATGTTGTGCTTGACGTTGCCGGTCACGGATCGATCACCATCCAGAATTGGGATACAGCCCAATTGGATAAAATACACTTCGCGGATGGAACGACGGGGTCAATTGCCAACTACCTAAGTATGGCCAGCGGCAGCTATGGTGGAGCGTTGTCGGATAACCATGCGTTGTTGATCGGTATCGCGCAATACGAGCCGAAGGCCTATAAGGAAAATATACCGGAGGTTAATGGCGATATTAGTACGATGCAGCAGGTGTTGAAAGCAGATCTGCTATGGAACAATACAAATACAACGTTGCTGCGAGATCTGCAGGCAACCAGCGTTTCTATTTTAACGGCGATGCAAACGGAGGCCGTACAAGCATCGGACGGGGACAATGTGCTGCTGTATTATTCTGGACACGGGGATAATAACGGGTTTGAAACGGCTGACGGCAGCAAAGTATACGAGAAACAAATTTATGATGCGACACTGCAAATTGGCGCAAAAATTGGATCGACAGGTCATGTTACGTTGATCGAAGATGCCTGTCATTCCGGCGAACTGGTGGATTATTTTAAGGCGCATAATCCGGGCAGTAAATATACGGTGATTAGCTCCTGTACGGCACTTGAGACGGCAAATGGAATGTTTACCAAATATCTGGGCTATGCGCTTGGCGGTGGGCTCGCAGATTTGAATCGAGATGGTTATATCACAACCGGCGAGCTGTCGGGCTATCTTAGCGGCGCATCCTATGACGGCTGCAGAGACAGCATGCATCCGCAAATGTATGACGGATCTAATGGTGGTTATTTGATTGGTAAAACTAAGTAGTATTGGGAGGGGAGAAATTGTTCAGAAAAGTTGTGTGTTGGTAGAAAGGCCGGTCTGTTTTGCGATGAGCAAATCGGAACGGCCTATTTTTATTTGAAATGCTTTGGTAAACTCTACGACATCCGAATGAATATAAGGGCATTGTAATAGAAATGACAAGCGGGCTGTAATCTTTGCAAGGTATAATAAAAATGGAAGAAATAGGATTAGGATGACTAGTTAAAAATAGAGAGTGAAAAATATGTGGGGGAGGGGCGAGGAAAATGAAATGTGAAAAGGTTTGGATTGTTGCGATATTGTTGCTTGGACTTTACGGTTGCGGTGCAGGTGTGTGTACCGCGAGGGCACAAGCAATGAACGTCGAATTAGGCACGTTTGGTGCGAAAGGCGATGGCATAGCTGATGATACGGCATCACTGCAAACTGCATTGAATTCATTGAAAAGTGGACAAGTTCTTCATATACCAGCTGGAACATACAAAGTTACTCAAATCATTGTACCGGCCAATGCAGCTATGCTTGGCGACGACGGAGCCATTATACTAGGCGGCGAAAATGGAGGAGGAATTTTCAATATTGCGTCTGACCATGTGACGATGACGAATCTAATTATTGACGGTGCAATGAAACGAAAGACGGCAGTAAAGAATGACAATGCAAATTACACAACACTTGAAAAATGTGAAATAAGAAATACTATGGGCGATATGACAATGGGATCCTGGGCTATATTGGTAAAAGGCGGCAGTAATATATCAATTGCGAATTGTAGTTTTCACGATATTAGTGGACCAGAAAACGGAATTGGAGGCGATAACATTGGCGCGAATCGAGCTGTTTTTGCCTGGAATGTAAAGTCGATGTCAATTCTTAATTCCATTTTTACAAAAATAAGCGGCTTTGAAGATGGAGACGGTATACACATTACAGGTGACAATGGCTGGATTTCGGACGTAACTATACAAGGATGTACTTTCAGCGATTTTTACAAGCGAGCTGTTAAAGTGCAAGCTTCTGGCGTGAAAATTATTAACAATACGATGACTGCAAATCCGGCAACGGCTAATTCACCAGAGCATAAGCAATTTCAGGCGGCAATATCGATCTTTGCAAAGAATACACGTGTGGAAGGCAATAAGATCACACTGTATCATTCGTTTCAAGGTATTGGAGTAGAAGGAATAGACTGTAAAATTATTGGTAATACGATTGTCGTAGACAAGACAGGAAGCAATTACAATACGGCTGGGATTTACGTATCAGCCGCTGGAAGCGGAGCTACGATTACCGGAAATACGGTGAAAAATATACCTGCGCCGAATGGGATAGATTTTAGAAGCGCGACTAACGTTAACGCCACAAACAATATAGTGCAATAGTAGGAAGACTTACTTTACTCGTGTTATGGCGTTAAATGTCAAAAAGATGATGCTGGAAAAGGAGCGTACAGCTATGATGCAACATGGAAAGATAACATGGTTAGTGATAATGATGCTGATATTGCTGGGCGGTCTGCAACAAGGGAAAGTTTTTGCCCAAGCGGGTGAGGGCAATATGGTCGAGCTTACAACTTTTGGCGTTAAAAGGGATGGCGTCACTGATGATACGGCAGCACTTCAGGCGGCATTGAAGTCGCTGAAGAGTGGACAAACGCTTCACATACCGGTTGGAACCTATAAAATTAGTACAATTAACATGCCTGCAGGTGTGACGCTTGTTGGCGATGTGGGAACGGTTATCAAAGGCGGCGGTGGCGGTGCAGAAATCATTAATATTTCAACTGATCATGTAACCTTAAAAAATTTGATTATTGACGGAGATATGAAGCGAAAAACTGCAGTAAAGAATGACAATGCAAATTACACTACGCTTGAAAAATGTGAAATACGAAATACAAGCGGCGACACAACGATGGGATCCTGGGCTGTTTGGTTGAAAGGAGGCAGCAATATAGCGATTAAAAATTGCCAAATCCACGATGTTAGTGGACCGAAAAATGGGAAAAATGGCGATAATATTGGAGCGAACCGTGCTGTAGTTGCTTGGAACGTAAAAAAAGTATCAATTCTTAATTGCGTTTTTTCAAAAGTAAGTGGATTTGAAGATGGAGATTGCATACAAATTACGGGTGATAGCAATTGGATTTCAGATGCGACGATACAAGAATGCACATTTAGTGACTTTTACAAGCGTGCAGTTAAAGTCCAAGTCTCTGGAGTGAAGGTCATTAATAATACAATGGTGGCAAATCAGACAGCGAACAATTCGGCTACTGGTAAGCAGTTTCAGGCGGCCATATCGGTTTTGGCTAAGAATACACTTGTTCAAGGCAATATGATTACGTTGTACCATTCCACGCAAGGTATTGGCGTGGAAGGCGCTAATTGTAAGATTATTGGTAATACAGTTATTGTCGATAAAACGGGCAGCAATTATAGTACGGCAGGAATTTATTTGTCGTCAGATGGCAGTGGCGGTATAATCAAAAATAATATAGTTAAAAACATACCTGCGCCCAATGGGATTGATTTTAGAACGGCGAAAAACGTTATTTCAATAAACAACATCATAAAGTAGGGAGGTTAGTCAATGATATTAATAAAAAAAGATGATAGTGGAACGTTTACTAATTGCTTTATTGGAGAAGAATATCAGATAGAGAATTTTAAGTTTTGTAGCTGTGCATATCAAAAACGTATGAATCGAATTAAGAATGATAAAGAGAGCGATTTTGTCGGTTGCCAGATAAGTTACAAACGCGTTTAACGAGAAGGAGCACCATCGCTTTTCACTAGAAAAGAGAGGTGCTCTTTGTGTTTAGACGCGGAAATGTTTAATGGCTTGCTGTAGTTCAGCAGACATCGTATGCATCTGTTGACAAAGATGCGAAATATCTTGGATAGATGCTGATT
This DNA window, taken from Azotosporobacter soli, encodes the following:
- a CDS encoding caspase family protein, whose product is MTTIIGTAKNEVLTGSSGDDLIKGGGGEDTIYGGDGNDKIYVYLPGGKGSTVYGGNGNEYIIGHGVLDGGAGNDTLIAYGGDATLLGGVGNDTYSLGLCDNVTVTDTVPGSAGHGINTADFTSYAMSIADVVFSSSGNNLRLQRKGWTQATTFTDWFLGPQYQIEIFKFSDATYSAAQINGAMVNNYVGTSGDDHLVSGIGNDTLAGGDGNDILDGGAGNDILDSGTGNDTLFGGAGNDTLSGGDGNDKLDGGSGDDTLLGGAGNDMLSGGDGNDRLNGGAGNDNLLGGSGDDYLDGGSGVNYLSGGAGNDTLVYNPADLVISGGDGNDALTAAGLTAGLNGWQLAPFKDIENFIGTAYNDVIYGGSQAETIDGGAGNDFLYAGSGNTTLLGGDGNDTLVSGLVPGSGNVTMAGGNGSDQYRFGGTWGNDVIVFDMDNVNDKIAFGNGITSKNLKVSRDGLNVVLDVAGHGSITIQNWDTAQLDKIHFADGTTGSIANYLSMASGSYGGALSDNHALLIGIAQYEPKAYKENIPEVNGDISTMQQVLKADLLWNNTNTTLLRDLQATSVSILTAMQTEAVQASDGDNVLLYYSGHGDNNGFETADGSKVYEKQIYDATLQIGAKIGSTGHVTLIEDACHSGELVDYFKAHNPGSKYTVISSCTALETANGMFTKYLGYALGGGLADLNRDGYITTGELSGYLSGASYDGCRDSMHPQMYDGSNGGYLIGKTK
- a CDS encoding right-handed parallel beta-helix repeat-containing protein, with product MKCEKVWIVAILLLGLYGCGAGVCTARAQAMNVELGTFGAKGDGIADDTASLQTALNSLKSGQVLHIPAGTYKVTQIIVPANAAMLGDDGAIILGGENGGGIFNIASDHVTMTNLIIDGAMKRKTAVKNDNANYTTLEKCEIRNTMGDMTMGSWAILVKGGSNISIANCSFHDISGPENGIGGDNIGANRAVFAWNVKSMSILNSIFTKISGFEDGDGIHITGDNGWISDVTIQGCTFSDFYKRAVKVQASGVKIINNTMTANPATANSPEHKQFQAAISIFAKNTRVEGNKITLYHSFQGIGVEGIDCKIIGNTIVVDKTGSNYNTAGIYVSAAGSGATITGNTVKNIPAPNGIDFRSATNVNATNNIVQ
- a CDS encoding glycosyl hydrolase family 28-related protein, whose translation is MMQHGKITWLVIMMLILLGGLQQGKVFAQAGEGNMVELTTFGVKRDGVTDDTAALQAALKSLKSGQTLHIPVGTYKISTINMPAGVTLVGDVGTVIKGGGGGAEIINISTDHVTLKNLIIDGDMKRKTAVKNDNANYTTLEKCEIRNTSGDTTMGSWAVWLKGGSNIAIKNCQIHDVSGPKNGKNGDNIGANRAVVAWNVKKVSILNCVFSKVSGFEDGDCIQITGDSNWISDATIQECTFSDFYKRAVKVQVSGVKVINNTMVANQTANNSATGKQFQAAISVLAKNTLVQGNMITLYHSTQGIGVEGANCKIIGNTVIVDKTGSNYSTAGIYLSSDGSGGIIKNNIVKNIPAPNGIDFRTAKNVISINNIIK